One genomic window of Polyangium aurulentum includes the following:
- a CDS encoding molybdopterin-dependent oxidoreductase: MTGSAAPTTTHFATCNLCEASCGVRIELEGRRIADIRGDDDDPLSRGHVCPKAVALRDIHEDPDRLRHPMRRTANGWERVAWDEALDEAARRLHETQVRHGRDAVGLYIGNPTVHNLGAMLLGPMFIRSLRTRNRFSATSVDQLPHMLAAYLMFGHQLLIPVPDVDRTRYMLMLGANPLASNGSLMTAPGIRGRLEAMQKRGGKLVVIDPRRTETAKIADEHIFIRPGKDALLLASLCAIVLERGARLGRLAAFTDGLSALRAAVSVFSPENTEPHTGVPAAVARRIADELLAADAAACYGRVGTSTQAFGGLCQWLLAALNVITGNLDREGGMMFTRPAVDPIAMPRGIGASPGGFGRWKSRVRGLPEFGGELPVAALAEEILTEGKGQIRALVTSAGNPVLSTPNGTKLDRALSSLDFMVSIDPYLNETTRHAHLILPPPSPLERGHYDLIFHMLAVRNTAKYSPALFDPGPEARHDWQIQLGLAERLEALRAGKSALRSLKYRALERLGPEGLLDLTLRIGPHGARISPPRAGLSLARLRREVHGVDLGPLTPCLPGRLVTKDKRIDLAPAPFVADMARLEASLGEGATQAPGSLLLIGRRHVRDNNSWMHNVPMLLRGKPRCTLLVHPEDARRLGLRDGEEAIVTSRVGRVQVPVRETEEIMPGVVSLPHGYGHGRQGVRLGVAAQHAGVSINDLTDDEALDALCGNAAFSGVPVQVERAAASEVR; encoded by the coding sequence ATGACAGGCTCCGCCGCTCCCACCACGACCCATTTCGCGACCTGCAACCTCTGCGAGGCGTCCTGCGGCGTGCGCATCGAGCTCGAGGGCCGCCGCATCGCCGACATTCGCGGCGACGACGACGATCCGCTGAGCCGCGGCCATGTCTGCCCCAAGGCCGTGGCGCTGCGCGACATCCACGAGGATCCCGACCGCCTCCGCCACCCGATGCGCCGCACGGCGAACGGCTGGGAGCGCGTCGCGTGGGACGAGGCCCTGGACGAGGCGGCGCGGCGCCTGCACGAGACGCAGGTCCGGCACGGACGCGATGCGGTGGGCCTCTACATCGGCAATCCGACGGTTCATAACCTCGGGGCCATGCTCCTCGGGCCGATGTTCATACGGTCGCTGCGCACGCGCAATCGCTTCTCGGCCACGTCGGTGGATCAGCTCCCGCACATGCTGGCCGCCTATCTGATGTTCGGCCATCAGCTCCTCATTCCCGTGCCGGACGTCGACCGCACGCGCTACATGCTCATGCTCGGCGCCAACCCGCTCGCGTCGAACGGCAGCCTGATGACCGCCCCCGGAATCCGCGGCCGCCTCGAGGCCATGCAAAAGCGCGGCGGTAAGCTCGTGGTCATCGATCCGCGGCGCACCGAGACCGCGAAGATCGCCGACGAGCACATCTTCATCCGTCCGGGCAAGGACGCGCTCTTGCTCGCGTCGCTCTGCGCGATCGTCCTCGAGCGGGGCGCGCGCCTCGGCCGCCTCGCGGCATTCACGGACGGGCTGTCGGCGCTGCGCGCGGCCGTCTCGGTTTTTTCGCCCGAGAACACCGAGCCTCATACGGGCGTGCCCGCCGCCGTCGCGCGGCGCATCGCGGACGAGCTGCTCGCGGCGGACGCGGCGGCCTGCTATGGGCGCGTGGGTACCTCGACGCAGGCGTTCGGGGGGCTTTGCCAGTGGCTGCTCGCCGCGCTCAACGTGATCACGGGGAACCTCGATCGCGAGGGCGGCATGATGTTCACCCGGCCCGCGGTCGACCCCATTGCAATGCCGCGGGGGATCGGCGCGAGCCCCGGGGGGTTCGGCCGCTGGAAGAGCCGCGTGCGCGGGCTGCCCGAGTTCGGCGGCGAGCTGCCGGTGGCCGCGCTGGCCGAGGAGATCCTGACCGAGGGCAAAGGCCAGATCCGCGCGCTCGTGACCTCTGCGGGAAACCCCGTGCTCTCCACGCCGAACGGCACGAAGCTCGACCGGGCGCTGTCTTCGCTCGATTTCATGGTCTCGATCGATCCGTACCTCAACGAGACGACGCGACACGCGCACCTCATCCTGCCGCCCCCCTCCCCGCTCGAGCGCGGCCATTACGATCTCATCTTCCACATGCTCGCCGTGCGCAACACGGCCAAGTACTCGCCCGCCCTCTTCGACCCGGGCCCCGAGGCGCGGCACGACTGGCAGATCCAGCTCGGCCTCGCGGAGCGCCTGGAGGCGCTGCGGGCGGGCAAGAGCGCGCTCCGGTCGCTGAAGTATCGAGCGCTCGAGCGGCTCGGCCCCGAGGGTCTGCTGGATCTGACGCTTCGGATCGGTCCGCACGGGGCGCGCATCTCGCCGCCCCGCGCGGGCTTGAGCCTCGCCCGTCTGCGCCGCGAGGTGCACGGCGTGGACCTCGGCCCGCTCACGCCCTGCCTGCCTGGTCGATTGGTAACGAAGGACAAACGTATCGATCTCGCGCCGGCGCCGTTCGTGGCGGACATGGCGCGGCTCGAAGCGTCCCTCGGGGAGGGAGCGACGCAGGCGCCGGGCTCGCTCTTGCTGATCGGGCGGCGGCATGTGCGCGACAACAACTCCTGGATGCACAACGTGCCGATGCTCCTGCGCGGCAAACCTCGCTGCACGCTGCTCGTGCACCCCGAGGATGCGCGGCGGCTCGGGCTGCGCGACGGCGAGGAGGCGATCGTGACCTCGCGCGTCGGGCGGGTGCAGGTGCCCGTGCGCGAGACCGAGGAGATCATGCCCGGCGTGGTGAGCTTGCCGCACGGCTATGGCCACGGGCGCCAGGGCGTGAGGCTCGGGGTGGCCGCGCAGCACGCGGGGGTGAGCATCAACGATCTGACGGACGACGAGGCCCTCGACGCGCTCTGCGGCAATGCTGCATTCAGCGGCGTTCCAGTGCAGGTGGAGCGGGCGGCGGCCTCTGAAGTCAGGTGA
- a CDS encoding fibrinogen-like YCDxxxxGGGW domain-containing protein, with protein MRTNHRLLEWVGVCLLGGVAVVSCGGGNDTTTTSTGGHSTTASGGVGGEGGAGGAAGMGGAGGAAGMGGAGGAAGMGGAGGAAGMGGAGGAAGMGGAGGAAGMGGAGGGGGQGGVIVCAPGDTQPCYEGPAGTEGIGMCQAGTQTCNAEGTGYGACEGQVLPATESCDAPGDDDCDGQTNEDGAGCLCVPGSVKDCYSGPPETQDKGPCKGGTQTCNADGLGHGPCVGEVTPAAETCDTAEDDDCDGQTNEEGAGCACIPDSVAPCYEGPAGTEGVGACVGGTKTCNAQGTAYGACSGQVLPAAEACTTLADEDCDGQTNEEGAGCVCLPNSSESCYGGPAGTAGVGVCHGGVRTCSADGTSWGPCAGEVLPSAETCNTAEDDDCNGQTNEAGAGCVCPPSSTASCYGGPAGTAGVGPCAAGTMTCNAQGTAYGPCVGEVLPQAETCNTAEDDDCNGQTNEGGAGCVCLPNSTESCYGGPAGTAGVGVCKAGTRTCNAQGTAYGACAGEVLPQTEACAGTSDENCNGLVNDGCTYKSCLEIKQNNPAAGSGTYTIDTDGAGPKPPVQVQCDMTTDGGGYTMVRFNDAALTTDQNAYANKCAQYGMEIIVPRTKAHATSIYTWNGNEVPNLYNVFPKSNGATGIFNWQGICKGAPCSFWMTDNANGDVACGGFEPNGDNNTAFRIYKWNTGCGVQGGWNDANNSVYYPGWVVCSTNDK; from the coding sequence ATGAGAACCAATCACCGTCTTTTGGAATGGGTCGGCGTGTGCCTGCTTGGCGGCGTCGCGGTTGTGAGCTGCGGAGGTGGAAACGATACGACCACCACGTCGACGGGCGGGCACTCGACGACTGCGTCGGGCGGCGTGGGCGGCGAGGGCGGCGCGGGCGGCGCTGCGGGTATGGGCGGCGCGGGCGGCGCTGCGGGTATGGGCGGCGCGGGTGGCGCTGCGGGTATGGGCGGCGCGGGCGGCGCTGCGGGTATGGGCGGCGCGGGCGGCGCTGCGGGTATGGGCGGTGCGGGTGGCGCTGCGGGTATGGGCGGTGCGGGCGGCGGCGGCGGTCAGGGCGGCGTGATCGTATGCGCGCCGGGCGATACGCAGCCGTGTTATGAAGGCCCCGCCGGCACCGAGGGCATCGGCATGTGCCAGGCAGGGACGCAGACCTGCAACGCCGAGGGCACGGGATACGGCGCCTGCGAGGGTCAGGTGCTGCCCGCCACCGAGAGCTGTGACGCGCCCGGAGACGACGATTGCGACGGCCAAACCAACGAGGACGGCGCCGGCTGCCTCTGCGTGCCTGGATCCGTGAAGGACTGTTATTCGGGCCCGCCCGAGACCCAGGACAAGGGCCCGTGCAAGGGCGGCACGCAGACCTGCAATGCCGACGGGCTCGGCCATGGCCCCTGCGTGGGCGAGGTGACGCCCGCGGCCGAGACGTGTGACACGGCCGAGGACGACGATTGCGACGGCCAGACCAACGAGGAGGGCGCCGGATGCGCGTGCATCCCCGATTCGGTGGCGCCCTGCTACGAGGGCCCGGCGGGCACCGAGGGCGTGGGCGCGTGCGTCGGCGGCACGAAGACGTGCAATGCGCAGGGTACCGCGTACGGCGCGTGCTCCGGCCAGGTCCTGCCCGCGGCCGAGGCGTGCACCACGCTCGCCGACGAGGATTGTGACGGCCAGACCAACGAGGAGGGCGCAGGCTGCGTGTGCCTCCCCAATTCGTCCGAGAGCTGTTATGGCGGCCCGGCCGGGACCGCGGGCGTGGGCGTCTGTCACGGCGGCGTGAGGACGTGCAGCGCCGATGGGACGTCCTGGGGGCCCTGCGCGGGCGAGGTCTTGCCGTCGGCCGAGACGTGCAACACGGCCGAGGACGACGATTGTAACGGCCAGACGAACGAGGCCGGCGCGGGCTGCGTGTGCCCTCCCAGCTCGACCGCGAGCTGCTACGGCGGCCCGGCCGGGACCGCGGGTGTGGGCCCGTGCGCGGCGGGCACCATGACGTGCAATGCGCAGGGCACGGCGTACGGGCCGTGCGTGGGCGAGGTGCTGCCGCAGGCCGAGACGTGCAACACGGCCGAGGACGACGATTGCAACGGCCAGACGAACGAGGGCGGCGCGGGCTGCGTGTGCCTCCCCAATTCGACGGAGAGCTGCTACGGCGGCCCGGCCGGGACCGCGGGCGTGGGCGTCTGCAAGGCCGGCACGAGGACCTGCAATGCACAGGGCACGGCGTACGGCGCGTGCGCGGGCGAGGTGCTGCCTCAGACCGAGGCCTGCGCGGGCACGAGCGACGAGAACTGCAACGGGCTGGTGAACGACGGCTGCACGTACAAGAGCTGCCTCGAGATCAAGCAGAACAACCCGGCCGCGGGGAGCGGGACGTACACGATCGACACCGACGGCGCGGGCCCGAAGCCGCCGGTGCAAGTCCAATGCGACATGACGACCGACGGCGGCGGCTACACGATGGTGCGCTTCAACGACGCCGCGCTGACGACTGATCAGAATGCGTACGCGAACAAATGCGCGCAGTACGGCATGGAGATCATCGTCCCGCGCACCAAGGCGCACGCGACGTCGATCTACACGTGGAACGGCAACGAGGTGCCGAACCTCTACAATGTCTTCCCCAAGTCCAACGGAGCGACGGGCATCTTCAACTGGCAGGGCATCTGCAAGGGCGCGCCGTGCTCGTTCTGGATGACCGACAACGCCAACGGCGACGTCGCCTGCGGCGGCTTCGAGCCGAACGGGGACAACAACACGGCATTCCGCATCTACAAGTGGAACACGGGCTGCGGCGTGCAAGGCGGCTGGAACGACGCCAACAACAGCGTGTATTACCCGGGCTGGGTGGTCTGCTCGACGAACGACAAGTGA
- a CDS encoding S41 family peptidase: MTPLRFLAPSWIASIAFAASACSGAPSPASKPAAPSSVAEGTTAAKSAEGSWRSRGYGLLLTVSGGGLRLHHETAAGCCVDPMESAELLETFGYGRTGPNATSRFFGPPGETQILFDRIDRLPASCEQKRAWDAPEVLDVFAATFSEHYAFFAERGVDWPARVQAGRAKVTPGMPDGAFFDVLTKMLEGLGDAHVGLSAEIDGEMRMFEDPHSRTLGLLAARARAEGRPVKEVERAWLRAYRDGILQGILDGKGRQTANDRIFWGFAARQVGYLNVVTMGGFDEGSPEKERAALESALDEALPAFLERASTVIVDVTNNRGGYDFVARAIASRFAAKKTLVYAKQAYRAEGVEPQAFYVEPSPKVRFTGRVFLLTSDITVSAGEVFTLSMRALPNVVHYGTPTRGALSDMLVKPLPNGWTVSLSNETYRDAKGQAFEGRGIPPTEPFDFFPEGDLMNGHASSVRKLLAHLGLGGMVPLKGP; this comes from the coding sequence ATGACGCCCCTGCGCTTCCTCGCCCCATCCTGGATTGCCTCGATCGCGTTTGCCGCCTCGGCTTGCAGCGGAGCCCCCTCGCCGGCCTCGAAGCCCGCTGCACCCAGCTCGGTCGCCGAGGGGACGACCGCTGCGAAGTCCGCCGAGGGCTCGTGGCGGTCGCGCGGTTACGGCCTGCTCTTGACGGTGTCCGGCGGCGGATTGCGGCTGCATCACGAGACCGCGGCGGGCTGCTGCGTCGACCCCATGGAGAGCGCGGAGCTTCTCGAGACCTTCGGATATGGCCGCACCGGGCCGAATGCGACGTCGCGTTTTTTCGGCCCACCGGGCGAGACGCAGATTCTCTTCGACCGGATCGACCGGCTGCCGGCCTCCTGCGAGCAAAAGCGCGCCTGGGATGCGCCGGAGGTCCTCGACGTCTTCGCCGCCACCTTTTCGGAGCATTACGCGTTCTTCGCCGAGCGCGGCGTCGATTGGCCGGCCCGCGTGCAGGCGGGGCGCGCGAAGGTGACGCCCGGGATGCCGGATGGGGCGTTCTTCGATGTGCTCACGAAGATGCTCGAGGGCCTGGGCGACGCGCACGTCGGGCTCTCGGCCGAGATCGATGGGGAGATGCGGATGTTCGAGGATCCCCACAGCCGGACGCTCGGGCTCCTGGCGGCGCGCGCGCGTGCCGAGGGCCGGCCCGTGAAGGAGGTCGAGCGCGCGTGGCTTCGGGCTTACCGCGACGGGATCTTGCAGGGCATTCTGGATGGAAAAGGGCGACAAACCGCGAACGACCGCATCTTCTGGGGCTTCGCCGCTCGGCAGGTCGGCTATCTGAACGTGGTCACGATGGGGGGCTTCGACGAGGGCTCGCCCGAAAAGGAGCGCGCTGCCCTCGAGAGCGCGCTCGACGAGGCCCTGCCGGCGTTCCTGGAAAGAGCCAGCACGGTCATCGTGGACGTCACCAACAACCGCGGCGGCTATGATTTCGTCGCTCGCGCGATCGCGAGCCGCTTCGCAGCGAAGAAGACGCTCGTTTACGCGAAGCAGGCCTACCGCGCCGAGGGCGTGGAGCCGCAGGCATTCTACGTGGAGCCGAGCCCGAAGGTGCGCTTCACCGGACGCGTCTTTCTGCTGACGAGCGACATCACGGTGAGCGCCGGCGAGGTGTTCACGCTCTCGATGCGCGCCCTGCCCAACGTCGTCCACTATGGCACGCCGACCCGCGGCGCCCTCTCCGACATGCTCGTCAAGCCCTTGCCCAACGGCTGGACCGTGAGCCTCTCGAACGAGACCTACCGCGACGCGAAGGGCCAGGCCTTCGAAGGGCGGGGCATTCCTCCCACGGAGCCGTTCGATTTCTTTCCCGAGGGGGACCTGATGAACGGACACGCGAGCTCCGTTCGGAAGCTGCTCGCGCACCTCGGCCTGGGTGGAATGGTTCCCCTGAAAGGACCGTGA
- a CDS encoding riboflavin synthase subunit alpha: MFTGIAEACVPVASVAHAEGLTTFALEFPSEELLAGLVTGASVSVDGVCLTVTRIDGARVHFDAMAETLGKTTLGALAVGARVNVERSARFGSEIGGHVVSGHVTGTAEIVAVDTPENNHVVTFRVPAGWMKYVFPKGFIALDGISLTVVDVRKDRGELTVWFIPETLRRTTFGWKRAGDRVNVEIERQTQAIVDTVEDILPRILQGMLSARP, encoded by the coding sequence GTGTTCACCGGAATCGCCGAAGCCTGCGTGCCCGTCGCGAGCGTCGCCCACGCGGAGGGGCTCACGACCTTCGCCCTCGAATTCCCCTCCGAGGAGCTGCTCGCCGGGCTCGTGACCGGGGCCAGCGTCTCGGTCGACGGGGTTTGTCTCACCGTCACCCGCATCGACGGCGCGCGCGTGCACTTCGATGCAATGGCCGAGACGCTCGGCAAGACCACGCTCGGCGCGCTCGCGGTCGGCGCGCGGGTGAACGTCGAGCGCTCGGCGCGCTTCGGCAGCGAGATCGGCGGGCACGTCGTCTCCGGCCACGTCACCGGCACGGCCGAGATCGTCGCCGTCGATACGCCCGAGAACAATCACGTGGTCACGTTTCGCGTCCCCGCCGGGTGGATGAAATACGTGTTTCCGAAGGGGTTCATCGCCCTCGACGGCATCAGCCTCACGGTCGTCGACGTGCGCAAAGACCGCGGCGAGCTCACCGTCTGGTTCATCCCGGAGACGCTCCGGCGCACGACCTTCGGGTGGAAGCGCGCGGGGGACCGCGTCAACGTCGAGATCGAGCGGCAGACCCAGGCCATCGTCGATACCGTGGAGGATATCCTGCCCCGCATTCTCCAAGGAATGCTGAGCGCGCGGCCGTAA